The proteins below are encoded in one region of Picrophilus oshimae DSM 9789:
- the glcT gene encoding glucose ABC transporter permease GlcT, whose protein sequence is MYHTNNLKRKITVLFAAPAIVFGAILLYFVFYNVWVSMHSGSKFIGLSAYYNIFSSSSFRSTVAHSLIWAFIIIVVGNVLGMLFAGLIFYVNSNRLRTVFLSVFVYPLAISSAASAVIWMWMYNYSSGIDVLLTRIGFPAIHWVNYHLLLYSLILVSVWTFTGLAAIFYYASFNGINKSVIESAHIDGAGPFRILVRILIPESKNAFIVSTALLFIFTLRIFSLPYVAEELNPFSRTMVEQVFYYYISVEFSEASAASVIIILIGIVVIIPFALIGIKRWLKLA, encoded by the coding sequence ATGTATCATACAAATAATTTAAAAAGGAAAATAACTGTACTTTTTGCGGCTCCTGCAATAGTTTTTGGAGCCATATTATTATATTTTGTATTTTACAATGTTTGGGTATCAATGCATTCCGGTTCGAAGTTTATAGGTTTAAGTGCATATTATAATATATTTTCAAGCTCATCTTTTAGAAGTACGGTTGCTCATTCCCTTATATGGGCCTTTATCATTATTGTTGTTGGTAACGTTCTTGGCATGCTGTTTGCCGGCCTTATATTCTATGTGAACAGCAACAGGCTGAGAACCGTATTTCTTTCAGTTTTTGTTTATCCGCTGGCAATTTCCTCTGCCGCATCTGCGGTTATATGGATGTGGATGTATAACTATTCCAGTGGCATAGATGTGCTCCTTACCAGGATAGGCTTTCCGGCCATACACTGGGTAAATTACCATTTATTATTATACAGCTTAATCCTTGTAAGTGTATGGACATTTACAGGACTGGCTGCAATATTCTACTATGCCTCATTTAATGGAATAAATAAATCTGTTATAGAGTCAGCACATATAGATGGTGCCGGCCCATTTAGAATACTTGTTAGAATATTAATACCTGAATCGAAAAATGCATTTATAGTTAGCACGGCTCTTTTGTTTATATTCACATTGAGAATATTCTCACTGCCGTACGTGGCCGAGGAGTTAAATCCATTTTCAAGAACCATGGTTGAGCAGGTCTTTTATTATTATATAAGTGTTGAATTCTCGGAGGCATCGGCTGCAAGCGTTATAATAATATTAATTGGAATAGTTGTTATAATTCCATTTGCACTTATAGGAATAAAGAGGTGGTTAAAACTTGCCTAA
- a CDS encoding alpha/beta hydrolase yields the protein MIDPEIKEIIENTRPLNPADIKIDEFRALMDNLAIEMSREKIKVREVIDIKINNIKSRLYNDSDSDGIIIYMHGGGFVFGSIESYDNICRYIAKCSGLKVLSVDYRLAPENKFPAALDDSFEAFKYVYDHYSDLRIKMDRICLAGDSAGGNLAASLSLKIYDELGVKPGLDVLFYPSLAPDTFSRSFSEYNDGPVLTGDLIQWFGSQYYKNFYDILNPYFSPMLGDLSKMPESIVVTAEYDPLRDQGESYLKMLRKANVRATGIRSLMMVHGFATDFEYVSAARNILFMVYSLAGNIINKL from the coding sequence ATGATAGATCCTGAGATAAAAGAGATCATAGAAAATACAAGGCCATTAAATCCAGCGGATATAAAAATAGATGAGTTCAGGGCATTGATGGATAACCTTGCCATTGAAATGTCAAGGGAAAAAATAAAAGTAAGGGAAGTAATTGATATAAAAATAAATAATATAAAATCAAGGCTTTACAATGACAGTGATTCCGATGGAATAATAATATATATGCATGGCGGCGGTTTTGTCTTTGGCAGTATCGAATCATATGATAATATATGCAGGTACATAGCGAAATGCTCTGGTCTAAAGGTTCTCTCCGTTGATTACAGGCTGGCCCCTGAAAATAAGTTTCCTGCAGCGCTTGATGATTCCTTTGAAGCCTTTAAATACGTTTACGATCATTACAGCGATTTAAGAATAAAAATGGACAGGATCTGCCTTGCAGGAGACAGTGCCGGCGGAAACCTTGCTGCATCATTATCATTAAAGATATACGATGAACTTGGGGTAAAACCCGGGCTTGATGTGCTTTTTTATCCAAGCCTTGCTCCTGATACATTTTCAAGGTCATTTTCAGAATACAATGATGGCCCGGTGCTTACCGGTGATTTAATACAGTGGTTTGGATCACAGTACTATAAAAATTTTTATGATATTTTAAACCCATACTTTTCTCCAATGCTCGGGGATCTTTCAAAAATGCCGGAATCCATAGTTGTAACAGCCGAGTACGATCCGCTGCGCGATCAGGGCGAGTCATATTTAAAGATGCTTAGAAAGGCAAATGTAAGGGCAACCGGCATAAGGTCTCTTATGATGGTTCATGGCTTTGCAACAGATTTTGAATATGTATCTGCTGCAAGAAACATACTTTTTATGGTTTATTCACTTGCAGGGAACATCATAAATAAATTATAA
- a CDS encoding PadR family transcriptional regulator, translating into MKKELILKGTINLLILTELYKNSMHGYAIEKLICSKINIDMPHGAIYMLLHNLERRGFIKGKISSNGRHVKEYEITDSGIKFLKDHEKPLEKVSTVINYLIEEIKNIN; encoded by the coding sequence ATGAAAAAAGAGCTAATTCTTAAGGGCACAATAAATTTATTGATATTGACCGAACTATATAAAAATAGCATGCATGGTTATGCTATAGAGAAACTGATATGCAGCAAGATAAACATCGATATGCCACATGGGGCAATATACATGCTTTTGCATAACCTTGAAAGACGCGGATTTATTAAAGGAAAGATATCATCGAATGGCAGGCACGTAAAGGAATATGAAATAACAGATTCCGGTATTAAATTTCTAAAGGATCATGAAAAGCCACTGGAAAAGGTTTCCACTGTTATAAATTATTTAATAGAAGAAATAAAAAATATTAATTAG
- a CDS encoding ferredoxin family protein, with product MKTEEKLYTLRYKKDDLPHLSIKDENSCLECEKEYGTPQPCINVCPANVYTWIDKKIVVGYENCLECGACRVACPFNNIEWKYPRYGKGIALRYG from the coding sequence ATGAAGACAGAGGAAAAATTATACACATTAAGGTATAAAAAGGACGATCTTCCACATCTTTCAATAAAAGACGAGAATTCATGCCTTGAATGCGAAAAGGAATACGGGACGCCACAGCCATGCATAAATGTTTGCCCTGCAAATGTTTACACATGGATAGATAAAAAGATCGTTGTTGGCTATGAAAACTGCCTTGAATGCGGTGCCTGCAGGGTTGCATGTCCATTTAATAATATAGAATGGAAGTATCCAAGGTATGGCAAGGGTATTGCATTAAGGTATGGATAA
- a CDS encoding NAD(P)/FAD-dependent oxidoreductase produces MLDYDAVVVGAGPAGSAAALKLASLGKKTLVLERGPEPGSKNVSGAMIRKDFVTSVFGDGLPVERNVERMKVSLYSSERPVSLEFYPENLATTGRLKFDKWLSSVSEKAGAIVIPKTTVTDIKWKDGRATGVVTDRGEVSTRSIVLAEGVNSLLAISSGIKRELKPDQAVQTVKYVYSIKKEQINSMFNLSSDDAGLSWRIIRADPVLTAGFLYTYRDSVSVGVGAPISGLIEKKIKPEELMDMFMKYTGFDDLFKGFSLREYSAKIIPEAGFPDMLASKSNVYLCGDALGLVDPLTFDGISPAIESGLLAGEAAFSNMPEFEYRYSLIKDKEISKIAKERGLESRFFHEDAPSKYLTMMSKVLNDWASGNLLGIRGDLISGTSMKDVLDFMIRMR; encoded by the coding sequence ATGCTTGATTATGATGCTGTTGTGGTTGGTGCCGGTCCGGCCGGATCGGCTGCTGCACTGAAGCTTGCAAGCCTTGGTAAAAAAACGCTGGTTCTTGAACGCGGTCCGGAACCAGGATCAAAGAATGTCTCAGGTGCAATGATAAGAAAGGACTTTGTAACATCTGTCTTCGGTGATGGATTACCTGTGGAAAGAAACGTTGAGAGAATGAAGGTATCATTATACAGCAGCGAGAGGCCTGTTAGTCTGGAATTTTATCCAGAAAATCTTGCGACAACTGGCAGATTAAAATTTGATAAATGGCTCTCATCAGTTTCGGAGAAGGCCGGCGCCATTGTAATACCAAAAACAACGGTGACAGACATAAAATGGAAGGATGGAAGGGCAACAGGTGTTGTAACAGATCGCGGAGAGGTTTCAACGAGATCAATAGTTCTTGCAGAGGGTGTAAACTCATTATTGGCAATATCATCCGGAATAAAAAGGGAGCTTAAACCAGATCAGGCTGTTCAGACAGTTAAATACGTTTACTCGATAAAAAAAGAGCAGATAAATTCAATGTTTAATCTATCATCTGACGATGCCGGTCTCTCATGGAGGATAATACGTGCCGATCCTGTGCTCACCGCAGGATTTTTATACACATACAGGGACAGCGTTTCCGTAGGCGTTGGTGCCCCAATAAGCGGTTTAATAGAGAAGAAGATAAAGCCAGAGGAGCTCATGGATATGTTTATGAAGTACACAGGTTTCGATGATCTTTTTAAGGGCTTTTCACTGCGCGAGTACTCTGCAAAGATCATACCAGAGGCGGGTTTTCCTGACATGCTTGCATCAAAATCAAACGTTTACCTCTGCGGAGATGCACTTGGACTTGTTGACCCGCTGACCTTTGATGGAATAAGTCCTGCAATAGAATCAGGTCTACTGGCAGGAGAGGCTGCATTTTCTAATATGCCAGAATTTGAATACAGGTATTCATTAATAAAAGATAAGGAGATTTCAAAGATTGCAAAGGAACGTGGCCTTGAATCAAGATTCTTCCATGAGGATGCGCCATCAAAGTATCTTACAATGATGTCAAAGGTTTTAAATGACTGGGCATCCGGAAACCTCCTTGGAATAAGGGGCGACCTTATATCAGGGACCTCAATGAAGGATGTTCTTGATTTTATGATAAGAATGAGGTGA
- the glcV gene encoding glucose ABC transporter ATP-binding protein GlcV, protein MEIRLENVNKTFKNGKRVVEALKNINIKINDGEFFGVLGPSGAGKTTLMRVIAGLETPTTGSVYFDNNVVARDNKNIVDVEDRNIGMVFQTWGLYPHLSVYDNIAFPLRVKRWSEDEIKKRIYEITDILNIRNTINLKPGQISGGQQQRVALCRALVKNPTILILDEPFSNLDAVIKDSARELAREIHNRDTITTLIVSHDPADIFSLADRAAVINHGVMEQLAEPLEIYDNPKSLDISKLIGDINTFEVEIENDNDTPFFDLNGTKIEAPGYPAGRAIIGIRPEDIKILDNDDKGYKNIGEATVRVSSYASGQFKITLSFVNSDIQFSINSEIPYKTGKNVPIGIRENKIKFFDINTGAALKLMAEQNEA, encoded by the coding sequence ATGGAGATAAGATTGGAAAACGTTAATAAAACCTTTAAAAACGGAAAGCGTGTTGTCGAGGCGCTTAAGAACATAAATATAAAGATAAACGATGGCGAGTTCTTCGGTGTTCTGGGCCCAAGTGGTGCAGGCAAAACAACACTTATGCGTGTTATAGCCGGTCTTGAAACACCAACAACGGGTTCGGTTTACTTCGATAATAATGTTGTTGCCAGGGATAATAAAAATATTGTTGACGTTGAGGATCGTAATATAGGCATGGTCTTTCAGACTTGGGGGCTTTATCCACATTTATCTGTTTATGACAACATAGCATTTCCATTAAGGGTAAAAAGATGGTCAGAGGATGAAATAAAGAAGAGAATCTATGAAATAACAGATATATTAAACATAAGGAACACGATTAACCTAAAGCCCGGGCAGATCAGTGGTGGTCAGCAGCAGAGGGTTGCACTCTGCAGGGCACTTGTAAAGAATCCAACAATATTAATACTGGATGAGCCTTTTAGCAACCTTGATGCCGTTATAAAGGACTCTGCAAGAGAGCTTGCCAGGGAGATACATAATAGGGATACAATAACAACATTAATTGTATCACATGATCCTGCGGATATATTCAGCCTTGCTGACAGGGCGGCCGTGATAAATCACGGGGTTATGGAACAGCTTGCAGAACCCCTTGAAATCTATGATAATCCAAAGAGTCTTGATATATCAAAGCTTATAGGCGATATAAATACCTTCGAGGTTGAGATAGAAAACGATAATGATACACCGTTTTTTGATCTAAATGGAACAAAAATAGAGGCACCAGGGTATCCAGCCGGCAGGGCAATTATAGGCATAAGACCAGAGGATATAAAGATCCTGGATAATGATGATAAAGGCTATAAAAACATAGGTGAGGCAACTGTGAGGGTTTCAAGCTATGCATCAGGCCAGTTCAAGATCACATTATCATTCGTTAATTCTGACATTCAGTTCTCAATAAACAGTGAGATTCCATATAAAACAGGAAAAAATGTTCCCATTGGTATAAGAGAGAACAAGATTAAATTCTTTGATATTAATACAGGCGCGGCATTGAAATTAATGGCAGAACAAAATGAGGCCTAA
- a CDS encoding FAD-binding protein: MLKIIVSIKQVPDADDLRIDPVTNNLVREGVPAVMNPPDLHAIEAALQLREKYGGIVTVISMGPPQGDISLREAIAMGADDAYLITDRAMAGSDTWATSYTVSRAIEKLGGADIIIFGRRAVDGETQQVGPQTGKWLGIPVCAYTKKILDVDEKNKKIRLEKETEFEIETIEMPMPLVITVTEDSNTPREPDLEGMLRAKTFNVKRFSKDDINADPSMIGLAASPTKVIRVRPPPKMRNAEIKNANDDLKGSVDWLISKIKESMTGMKTSSGVYEKPEPVTKVDHDIWVYMDHYDGNVNSTSLEILGAARRVADLMNTKLAAVVIGDEIDNIIDTAFKYGADRVYAGVTEGYKNYDNDAYTEALSLMIKKYSPEAIFYPGTSNARELASTTAIQVNTGLIADCIIFDVDEKGQLLSTRPDFGGKETSTIICPNNRPIMVTTRSGVFSAMPPMDKKGDVIKEDIKDLKTRIKLLEYKKLEKRNILNDADIVIGVGRGIVNRDNIGIVEDLANRLGAVVGVSKPLADMGWYPKDRQVGQTGTTIHPNVYIAIGISGAIQHLVGIQGSKKIIAINNDPSAPIFENCDYGIVGDLFTVVPELIKRLGEQNA, encoded by the coding sequence ATGCTTAAAATAATTGTATCAATAAAACAGGTTCCTGACGCGGACGATCTCAGGATAGATCCTGTTACAAATAATCTTGTAAGGGAAGGTGTTCCAGCTGTAATGAACCCGCCTGATCTGCATGCCATAGAGGCTGCCCTTCAGCTCCGTGAGAAATATGGCGGCATCGTGACCGTAATATCAATGGGCCCTCCGCAGGGTGATATTTCATTAAGAGAGGCAATAGCCATGGGTGCAGATGATGCCTATTTAATTACTGACAGGGCAATGGCAGGTTCTGACACATGGGCAACATCATATACTGTATCAAGGGCAATAGAAAAGCTTGGTGGTGCTGATATTATTATATTTGGCAGGCGTGCCGTTGATGGTGAGACACAGCAGGTTGGGCCGCAGACGGGCAAATGGCTTGGCATTCCAGTATGCGCATACACGAAAAAAATTCTTGATGTTGATGAGAAGAATAAAAAAATAAGGCTTGAAAAGGAAACAGAGTTTGAAATTGAAACCATAGAGATGCCAATGCCCCTGGTCATAACCGTTACAGAGGATTCAAACACACCCAGAGAACCAGACCTTGAGGGCATGCTCAGGGCAAAGACATTTAATGTTAAAAGGTTCTCAAAGGATGATATAAATGCAGATCCATCAATGATAGGTCTGGCAGCATCACCAACAAAGGTCATAAGGGTGAGGCCACCGCCAAAGATGAGGAATGCCGAGATAAAAAATGCAAATGATGATCTTAAAGGTTCTGTGGACTGGTTAATATCAAAGATAAAGGAGTCAATGACAGGAATGAAGACCTCATCCGGGGTATATGAAAAACCTGAACCTGTAACAAAGGTTGATCACGATATCTGGGTATACATGGATCATTACGATGGTAATGTGAATTCAACATCCCTTGAGATACTTGGTGCCGCAAGAAGGGTTGCTGACCTAATGAACACCAAACTTGCCGCCGTTGTCATTGGGGATGAAATAGATAATATTATAGACACGGCGTTTAAATATGGTGCCGACAGGGTTTATGCAGGTGTAACAGAAGGGTATAAAAACTATGATAACGATGCCTATACAGAGGCATTATCATTGATGATAAAGAAGTACAGCCCTGAGGCAATATTTTATCCAGGGACATCAAATGCCAGGGAGCTTGCATCAACAACGGCCATTCAGGTTAATACCGGACTGATAGCTGACTGCATAATCTTTGATGTTGATGAAAAGGGCCAGCTGCTATCAACAAGACCGGATTTCGGCGGTAAGGAAACATCGACTATAATATGCCCAAATAACAGGCCGATAATGGTTACGACGAGATCAGGTGTTTTTTCCGCAATGCCGCCCATGGATAAAAAGGGCGATGTAATAAAAGAGGATATAAAGGATTTAAAAACAAGGATAAAGCTTCTAGAATACAAGAAGCTTGAAAAAAGAAACATACTCAATGATGCTGACATTGTTATAGGCGTTGGTCGTGGCATTGTGAACAGGGATAATATAGGCATCGTTGAGGATCTTGCAAACAGGCTTGGTGCTGTTGTCGGGGTCAGCAAGCCTCTTGCGGACATGGGATGGTATCCAAAGGACAGGCAGGTTGGCCAGACTGGAACAACGATACATCCAAACGTTTACATTGCCATAGGAATATCAGGTGCAATACAGCACCTTGTTGGTATTCAGGGTTCAAAGAAGATCATTGCAATAAACAATGATCCATCAGCGCCAATATTTGAAAACTGTGATTATGGTATAGTTGGTGATTTATTTACCGTAGTTCCAGAATTAATAAAAAGGTTGGGTGAACAGAATGCTTGA
- a CDS encoding PadR family transcriptional regulator: MFGPRARHYFHNAMRMRGFGLKYAILSIASDKEVTGADIANIIGERTNGHWVPSPGIIYPTLKTLYEDGYLNMREENGKKYYRTSEKGRSLINEMTSFPGIDNNMGSVISSMENYAQFLLDRKDELGEDDRRRIKELIKQLELL; this comes from the coding sequence ATGTTTGGGCCAAGGGCAAGGCATTATTTTCATAATGCCATGAGAATGCGTGGTTTTGGATTAAAATATGCGATACTTAGCATCGCCAGTGATAAGGAGGTAACAGGTGCTGATATAGCAAATATAATCGGTGAGAGAACAAACGGTCACTGGGTTCCATCACCTGGCATTATATATCCAACCTTAAAAACGCTTTATGAGGATGGATATCTAAACATGCGTGAGGAAAATGGCAAGAAGTATTATAGGACCAGTGAGAAGGGCAGATCATTGATAAATGAGATGACATCATTTCCAGGCATAGATAACAACATGGGTTCGGTGATCTCATCAATGGAGAACTATGCACAGTTCCTCCTTGATAGAAAGGATGAGCTTGGAGAGGATGATAGAAGAAGAATAAAAGAGCTTATAAAACAGCTTGAGCTTCTCTAA
- the glcU gene encoding glucose ABC transporter permease GlcU — MYRLIRSGLKFLALIILSIMWIFPVYLLVIDGLKSAFGVVSTPIFVPASPSLGSYSAVFSGLATSLKNSVIVTIPVALISTFLGAMAAYYFYRVSSYFNSFLFTLIAIATFIPFEVALVPLIRLESDLGIFNSYLGLIFGLLVFFLPAGALIMSIFIPVLPKGIIESARIDGASDWKIFSRMVLPLTTPGLISTFVFIFIESWNNYFIPLVTTTTPTMSLIPIGLASYTGGYGTLYNESFAAGVISSIVPLLVFVFLSKYFIRGFMALGLGAKG; from the coding sequence ATATATAGGTTAATAAGATCCGGTTTAAAGTTCCTTGCGTTAATTATACTTAGCATAATGTGGATATTTCCGGTTTATTTACTTGTTATTGACGGTTTGAAAAGCGCTTTTGGTGTCGTTTCCACACCGATCTTTGTACCGGCATCGCCATCACTGGGCTCGTATTCTGCAGTCTTTTCAGGCCTTGCAACATCATTAAAAAACAGTGTGATAGTTACAATACCTGTGGCCTTAATATCAACATTTCTTGGTGCCATGGCGGCATACTATTTTTATCGTGTTTCATCATATTTTAACTCATTTCTTTTTACTTTGATAGCAATAGCAACATTTATACCATTCGAGGTTGCCCTTGTACCTTTAATAAGACTTGAATCAGATCTTGGAATCTTTAATTCATACCTTGGTTTAATCTTTGGACTTCTTGTATTCTTCCTGCCTGCGGGTGCGTTGATAATGTCGATATTCATACCAGTGCTTCCAAAGGGAATAATTGAATCCGCAAGAATAGACGGTGCAAGCGACTGGAAGATCTTTTCAAGGATGGTGCTGCCATTAACAACACCAGGTTTAATATCAACATTTGTTTTTATATTTATAGAGAGCTGGAACAATTATTTTATACCGCTTGTTACAACAACAACACCAACAATGTCTTTGATACCTATAGGTCTTGCATCATATACAGGTGGCTACGGAACACTTTACAATGAAAGTTTTGCTGCAGGTGTAATCTCATCAATAGTTCCGCTGCTTGTATTCGTATTCTTAAGCAAGTATTTTATAAGGGGTTTCATGGCCCTGGGTCTTGGTGCAAAGGGATGA
- the glcS gene encoding glucose ABC transporter substrate-binding protein GlcS: MKAPEEYKGKQRKPWVIPVVIVVVIVVIGLGVYFGFVYHPPKKVKTIYFYTWWATEGKIAVDKEYAAFHHAYPQYAVKSELKPGAGGTEAIYAILADIKAGHPPDAFQAHFGPQLISYIEDAPNGAKDFVNMTPIAQKMGLFSNAVTQVLMAGTYNGTMFSLPVDVHRGAMLYFNPQVLIKYGLPLPNNLTTLIHDSEVLHSKGVSAWAVPGDDGGWDEFNLWEDIFLSVTGNGTLYDEAMYGVLNLSNPTILNYVNEASKIFQQFTSYGYSGESSQTWTQAIPKVIDGQAVFQANGNWYCNYAYDFDNTTTYPNAAPYNNTSYIMSHDIKLMSMPFPGTSRYYVLVDDSVVVPAGPSQNEGLTFAEYFSSYSGQLVFTKWKAVTFYKNITNDYYNTPGQWYNYESLLNHSSNAHSFLYQLSDGGFFAGPYADLDSAFLATIYAHPNVNDSSARAAFVSDLKSTLAKEKSDWLKANSLGYGFMGTLSDPFGGYLPPWVNNTSASVITSNAVSDNSNVNSTSTFNGNIYSTLMEFLDNVIAEVKW, translated from the coding sequence ATGAAAGCACCAGAGGAATATAAAGGCAAACAACGAAAGCCATGGGTAATTCCCGTGGTTATTGTTGTTGTTATAGTCGTCATCGGTCTCGGTGTTTACTTTGGTTTCGTCTATCATCCGCCAAAGAAGGTTAAAACAATATACTTTTATACATGGTGGGCAACTGAGGGAAAGATAGCCGTTGATAAGGAATACGCAGCCTTCCATCATGCGTATCCACAGTACGCCGTTAAAAGCGAGTTAAAGCCTGGTGCCGGCGGTACCGAGGCAATTTATGCAATTCTCGCTGATATAAAGGCAGGGCATCCACCTGACGCATTCCAGGCCCATTTTGGACCGCAGCTGATATCATATATTGAGGATGCACCAAACGGTGCAAAGGACTTTGTAAACATGACGCCGATAGCACAGAAGATGGGGCTATTTTCCAATGCTGTTACACAGGTTTTAATGGCAGGAACATATAACGGAACAATGTTCTCATTGCCTGTTGATGTCCACAGGGGCGCAATGCTGTACTTTAACCCACAGGTTCTAATAAAATATGGATTGCCATTACCAAACAATTTAACAACATTAATACATGACAGCGAGGTTCTTCACTCCAAGGGAGTTTCCGCATGGGCCGTTCCAGGAGATGACGGTGGCTGGGACGAGTTCAATCTCTGGGAGGATATATTCCTGTCTGTAACAGGCAATGGCACATTATACGATGAGGCAATGTACGGTGTGCTTAACCTAAGCAACCCAACGATACTTAACTATGTAAACGAGGCAAGCAAGATATTCCAGCAGTTCACATCATATGGCTACTCAGGAGAGAGCTCACAGACCTGGACACAGGCAATACCAAAGGTAATAGATGGCCAGGCTGTATTCCAGGCAAACGGAAACTGGTACTGTAACTATGCATACGATTTTGATAACACAACAACATATCCAAATGCGGCACCTTACAATAATACATCGTACATAATGAGCCATGACATAAAATTAATGTCAATGCCATTCCCTGGAACATCGAGGTATTATGTATTGGTGGATGATTCAGTTGTTGTTCCTGCAGGCCCATCACAGAACGAGGGATTAACATTCGCAGAATACTTCTCATCATACTCCGGACAGCTGGTTTTCACAAAATGGAAGGCAGTTACATTCTATAAAAACATAACAAATGATTATTACAACACACCAGGCCAGTGGTACAACTATGAATCATTATTAAACCACTCAAGCAATGCGCATAGCTTCCTGTACCAGCTATCAGATGGTGGCTTCTTTGCAGGGCCATACGCAGATCTTGACAGTGCATTCCTTGCAACAATATATGCACATCCAAATGTAAATGACTCATCGGCAAGGGCTGCATTTGTATCAGATCTAAAATCAACACTTGCAAAGGAAAAGAGCGACTGGTTAAAGGCAAACAGTCTTGGCTATGGCTTCATGGGCACATTAAGCGATCCATTCGGTGGATACCTGCCTCCATGGGTAAACAATACATCTGCCTCAGTCATAACATCAAATGCAGTTTCAGACAATTCAAATGTCAATTCAACCAGTACATTCAATGGAAACATATATTCAACATTAATGGAATTCCTTGATAACGTAATAGCGGAAGTAAAATGGTGA
- a CDS encoding diacylglycerol/polyprenol kinase family protein yields MIYILIMALIGVIITLIFDFKKFDAKYIISLPVLIILVLISKNFFVVPVYIFSLIGATYLYTYYFYIPFSIEFIMALLYFIYHLGPSSYIVFAFGSSMAISLSVDKNMKSYSYLNNIKKGKNIKKETYRDYFQIGSGIIVLITLFIFRDRAIPLILFAVLLIYAAGNSLSIYRSSRISEIIYKMERDNVKLGLGAMYLAAGFLLILSFIRSIPMLYVAAFILLIGDSLATILGIRFGRTKLVYNKKKSVIGLASMIIPAFIFGAFIIGPLSSFIYTFFSGLVESAPLKLLDDNITVPVAIVIIHFLFYINLL; encoded by the coding sequence ATGATATATATATTAATAATGGCTCTCATAGGTGTAATAATAACATTAATTTTTGATTTTAAAAAATTTGATGCAAAATATATAATATCATTACCAGTATTAATAATCCTGGTTCTAATCTCAAAAAACTTTTTCGTGGTGCCTGTTTACATCTTTTCATTGATAGGCGCAACGTATCTTTACACGTATTATTTTTACATACCCTTTTCAATAGAATTTATTATGGCCCTTCTTTATTTTATATACCATCTTGGCCCATCATCATATATTGTTTTTGCCTTTGGTTCATCCATGGCAATATCATTATCCGTGGATAAAAATATGAAGAGTTACAGCTATCTAAATAATATAAAAAAGGGAAAGAATATAAAAAAGGAAACATACCGGGATTATTTTCAGATAGGTTCAGGAATAATAGTTTTAATCACGCTTTTTATTTTTAGGGACAGGGCAATACCATTGATATTATTTGCCGTCCTTTTAATATATGCGGCAGGAAATTCCCTGTCAATATATAGGTCAAGCAGGATCTCCGAGATAATATATAAAATGGAGAGGGACAATGTAAAGCTTGGCCTTGGTGCAATGTATCTTGCGGCAGGCTTCCTTTTAATTTTATCGTTCATTAGATCAATACCAATGCTTTATGTTGCAGCCTTTATACTTTTAATCGGTGATTCTCTTGCCACAATACTTGGCATAAGATTTGGAAGAACAAAGCTTGTATACAATAAAAAGAAATCTGTTATTGGTCTAGCTTCAATGATAATACCTGCATTTATATTCGGTGCATTTATAATAGGGCCTTTAAGCTCTTTTATATACACATTTTTTTCAGGCCTTGTTGAGAGTGCACCGCTTAAACTCCTTGATGATAATATCACGGTTCCGGTTGCAATAGTAATAATACATTTCCTATTTTATATAAATTTATTATAA